The following is a genomic window from Puntigrus tetrazona isolate hp1 chromosome 20, ASM1883169v1, whole genome shotgun sequence.
TATTATACCGGTCGTAAATAAAAGATGCTTTATACGTGTATTATCTAGGGGGAACTTCAATGTAACTATGTATTCAGTTCAAAAGAAAACGGAACATTATAATATCAGAAACGCAATATTAGCTAGTTCAGAACCGGATTACGTTCCATGCTTTTGgtctaaaataacaataaaaaatattattaaaaaacgtaactattaatactttaataactGGAATTCATTAAcagacattattttttatttttgttgttttaagatatattttgtTGTACCTGTGCCCAATCACAGGCTGCTATTATTTCAAGATtgtcaacataaaacataaaaagtgatGTTTACAGCAAGAGACGcggttcacacaaaaatgacaaatattttaacGGTGTCCTTCGTTTGCTTTATACGCTTGACATCTCGGTATTTTACATTCATCCTgcaaatacagcaaaaacaccTTCAACGGTTCAACCTAACAAAAACCCTTTTACCGGCTTCGTGCAGAACGGGCATTTTACACATTGTATCACAAATGCCCAGcgctaaaataatatttttattttataaccttTCATTGACTTAAACATAAAACTGtcgctttttttaaatcaaaataaaggcGAACAACAGATAACCCTTTCCTTTATGACCATATGAACCCCTGTCTATCGAGGCGTGTAGCAGCTTCGCTCTAAATGAAACTACCTTCAAAATAGGTGCCTGCTGCACTTTCAGGACTATTGTTCTGATTTTTACTAAAACATGTTcctataataaatgaattatggCAATGATATAAAGTCGTTCTTACCGCTCCAGCGGGGATATTTCGCGTGTGGGACTCCACTTCGTTTCTCCAACAATACGAGCCCTGTGTGTCTTTCTGCAGGTTTTGGAGGATTTGTACGGGCGCGCGCATTTGACGATGACGCGCCGACGAATATTGCTCTCACTCAACATAAAAGCATAATAGGACTTACGTCACTGGATTGAGCGTGAAAAGACACATTCAGTACGCAAATATTTAATGGCTTCAGCTTATCCGCGGATAAAGCACGCAGTGGCCAAAGGGCCGTTGGGAGCGAGGAGCGTCTCGGTACTATAATGAAATGAAGTTGGCGCTGTTGATTTGTGGTCGCCTCGAATCAGGGGCGGTGTGTTTAATGGTGGGAAGTCCGACTGATTTTTGCGAATCGGTTCCTTTGGGCGTTTTTTCCGAAGAATCGGTTCGCAACGAGTCTGATTCTTTTACATGACGAcgtaatgttatatattattaccaGCACTAAAACATTAATACACTTAGTTGCTAAATAAAATTGGCATGTACATCAAACAGTACTAAAATTTATTtacatctctctctctaaaaatttttttgcacataTTAATACAAATCTGTAAGTAATCACGTAATTACCATGTTAATAAAGCTTTATAATCAGATGAATGTAAAACTACAAACTACAAagtattgtttctttttcatttataacattCTGCTATATGTATTTCCCTGATTTCACATCGGTCAAATCCTAGAGCATCGGTTTTGTGAACCGTTTAGGTTTCAAACCAATTCATTTGAAAGATCCGATTCATTTGCGAATCGAACAGCGTTTGGAAAGAGGCgggacagagtgagagagattaCGATTGCTATGGAGACTGGTAAACTGTACTGAGCAGGAAGAGCAAAACCATCAATATCGGATCAGTAAACATTTAATGTCTTCGTTATGACAGCTAACGTGACTAGACCTATTTCCGGTTGACATTACTACATATGGTaggtttaatttgttttctcttttgttctgaATAATACAACTAGACCATTTTGTTGTTGCTAGTATGAAAATCACAGCACGTTTGTTTGGGATGTAATTTTGATATATGCTCTTAATATTGTGGTGCCTAATATGACTAATAAGGTTCATCCAGAAGCTGAATTTTAGTAAAAATGCCTCAAGCTCCCAGAACAAAAATGCAGACCAAACTGAGTACCTGGACACCTCTAAATCATCAGCTCTCCAATGCTCATGTATGTGCACCAAAGACATAGTTTATGATCTTCTGCTTTGTTTAACATTAGAATTGcaattttaagatgtttttttagcCATCGTAACATTCATTCGTGATATTACAGTGAAGAATGTCAAATGTGAACacttttttaaggtttttgaaGAGAGAAGAAATTTGCTTGGAAAATGGGTAAGAAATGTACTTACTGTCAAAAATGCAATGTTGCCGCAACAGTTTCTTGGTTTTGTTATTTGTTCTGTTGATTATGTGCTCTATGGCCCAGTTTGAAAAGTGGACGGATAGTCAGCGGAAGCAGGTGCTACAAGACTGTTTCTCCAGATGCTCTGCTGGCCAGCTGAAACATCTCAGACAGACTCTGAGCAGCTGGGTACCAGAGGACTCCCTTGACTTCACTAGGGTCCTTCCCAGGGTCCTATCActctatttattttcattccttGACCCCCGAAGCCTCTGCAGATGTGCTCAGGTATGTGCCATTGTTaaatttaccaaataaattaataaaccttATTAGAATTGTACAGTATTTTCTACATGCACACTTAAAAGTGTTCTATGCATACTGTGTGCAAATACactaacataatataatataatatataatatgtctttattgtcacttGTGATCGGTTTAGTGCGTCTGTGTGctgaataataatgtaaaaatcgTACCCACCATAAATTTTTGAACAGTGCTATGTGTATGACGTGTATTTCCTGTAATATATTCATTTGCAGGTGAGCTGGCAATGGAAAAACCTGGTTGAACTTGACCAGCTGTGGATGCCTAAATGCTTGAAACTAGGCTGGTACATAACCTTTACTCCAACGCCATTTGAACAGGGTGTATGGAAGAGGCATTACATAGAGACAGTGCAGGAGCTGCACATTAGCAGGCCTAAGGTAAGATGTCCCTTTCAGAGTCTCACCTGTTGAagtaaatatcttttttttgcttcacaCATTTTCCACATTCTCCAGGCACCCGTGAAGGAAGAGTTTATCATCCCTGAGGTGAAAGTAATTGGCAGTGAGATGGAGGGGTCACTTCCTGTGACCGGTCACAGGGAGTTGAAATCTGTCCTCTCGAGTCTCCATGGGAAAAATAAAGATGGGAATGGCTTGGTGAAATCAGCCAAAGGTCCTCCGCCATGGAGAGACTCAGACAGGCATCCCACTGACACAGTACGCTTTAACTACTTGGATAACCTTGACCCAGCGTAAGTaacttattttgttttgcacgCACGTAAATACGCTACTGTTTAAAGTTCAAACTGTGGGGTCAGtgagatttgtttttaactaataaaaaaatattacatttcaaatgaattttgTTCCGTTGATTTCCATAACAATATTTAGCAGCTTCAACATTAATAGCGATAAGCAATCtacagcatattagaatgatttctgaaagatcatgtgactcttACAACTGGAGTAATGGTTACTACTAAATTcatctttgcatcacaggaataaattacatttaaatatatattaaaatagaaaattgttattttaaattataaaagtattgCATAATAttgtatactgtatttaaaaatgtatccttgtTGAGTATATATACCTTTCagataataaaagtaatatatatatatatatatatatatatatatatatatatatatatatatatatatatatatatatatatatataatacactaaATACactgtgtattcatatatatatgaattgtgCATTGTATATGTGCATGTTCAAAGTGTTAGTAGCAcaactacagcaaaaaatacTAAGCTGTCTTTATCTCTGCAGACTGATAAGGGGAAAAAAGGATACAATAAGACAAGAAAACACTGTGAAAGCACTATCTCGCTCAACATACAAGCTGCGCAAGGCCAAATCTTTGGTAAGCTAATGTAATTGTCATGTGACTGTGCTGTTGATTCTCATACaaatcagcagcagcagcatgcaAAGAATTCTCCAGAGACAACACAACCAAGAGGCATCATGCATACTGATCAGACTACATGTGGGATATCATGGAAATGTGTTGCACAGAGAAAAAAGAGGGCACTGTGTTGCTGGGGGAAGAAAATAGACATTATTTTGAACatgtatactttttattttcagaaatataagagaaatatcttttttttggcaaattttCCCAGATGTTTTTATCCTTGGATCTCAGTGCAGCTGGAAAGCAAAACCAAAACAGGCCGCAATGGGCAGCACAGAACTTAGAAGCACTTTCGGCTAACAAGGACACTATGAAGAGACTTTCCCAGACATCCCAATGGAATGCAGGGATACGTCCTGGTCCCGTTAGGCCTCCAGTGCCCAGACTGAGTAAGGAGGGGCTCCGTGCATCACAGAGATCCCGTAGAAGCACACCAAGTAAGCCCATATAtactttagtattattatattaaactaaCCTGACCAAGGA
Proteins encoded in this region:
- the fbxo16 gene encoding F-box only protein 16 isoform X1, which codes for MPQAPRTKMQTKLSTWTPLNHQLSNAHVFEERRNLLGKWFEKWTDSQRKQVLQDCFSRCSAGQLKHLRQTLSSWVPEDSLDFTRVLPRVLSLYLFSFLDPRSLCRCAQVSWQWKNLVELDQLWMPKCLKLGWYITFTPTPFEQGVWKRHYIETVQELHISRPKAPVKEEFIIPEVKVIGSEMEGSLPVTGHRELKSVLSSLHGKNKDGNGLVKSAKGPPPWRDSDRHPTDTVRFNYLDNLDPALIRGKKDTIRQENTVKALSRSTYKLRKAKSLMFLSLDLSAAGKQNQNRPQWAAQNLEALSANKDTMKRLSQTSQWNAGIRPGPVRPPVPRLSKEGLRASQRSRRSTPTVSLFEGQP
- the fbxo16 gene encoding F-box only protein 16 isoform X2; the encoded protein is MPQAPRTKMQTKLSTWTPLNHQLSNAHVFEERRNLLGKWFEKWTDSQRKQVLQDCFSRCSAGQLKHLRQTLSSWVPEDSLDFTRVLPRVLSLYLFSFLDPRSLCRCAQVSWQWKNLVELDQLWMPKCLKLGWYITFTPTPFEQGVWKRHYIETVQELHISRPKAPVKEEFIIPEVKVIGSEMEGSLPVTGHRELKSVLSSLHGKNKDGNGLVKSAKGPPPWRDSDRHPTDTVRFNYLDNLDPALIRGKKDTIRQENTVKALSRSTYKLRKAKSLCSWKAKPKQAAMGSTELRSTFG